The Deltaproteobacteria bacterium genome has a window encoding:
- a CDS encoding amino acid ABC transporter substrate-binding protein: protein MRILSRALSGGLAAAVGLAMAVSVASAGTLDDVRQRGHLICGINTGLVGFAAPDDKGVWTGFDVDVCRAVAAAVFGDANKLKYKNLTGKTRFTA, encoded by the coding sequence ATGAGAATTCTGTCACGTGCACTTTCTGGCGGCCTCGCGGCCGCGGTCGGCTTGGCGATGGCCGTCTCCGTGGCCTCGGCGGGTACCTTGGACGACGTCCGCCAGCGCGGACACCTGATCTGCGGCATCAACACCGGCTTGGTGGGCTTTGCCGCTCCGGACGACAAGGGCGTGTGGACGGGCTTCGACGTGGACGTGTGCCGGGCGGTGGCCGCCGCCGTATTCGGAGACGCCAACAAGCTCAAGTACAAGAACCTCACCGGCAAGACGCGCTTCACCGCGC
- a CDS encoding ABC transporter ATP-binding protein produces the protein MLLSVENLRVSYDQIRALQGISFEIDEGEIVCIIGANGAGKSTTLLAISRMVPAEAGTRMTYMDKDLLQYSADKVVSQLAISHVPEGRRLFDNLTVMENLRLACFARKDDGVRRDVDRVLSIFPRLAERERQKAGTLSGGEQQMLAVGRAFVSGRKLMLLDEPSMGLAPLMMKGVFDALKEINQEGTTILLVEQNAQLALQFAGRGYVLENGHMVLEGKSADLLADDGVKQAYLGG, from the coding sequence ATGCTATTGTCCGTCGAAAACCTGCGCGTCTCCTACGACCAGATCCGCGCCCTCCAGGGGATCAGCTTCGAGATCGACGAGGGCGAGATCGTGTGCATCATCGGCGCCAACGGCGCGGGCAAGAGCACCACGCTGCTGGCCATCTCGCGCATGGTGCCGGCGGAGGCGGGCACGCGCATGACCTACATGGACAAGGACCTGCTGCAGTACTCCGCCGACAAGGTGGTAAGCCAGCTCGCCATCTCCCACGTGCCCGAGGGACGGCGCCTGTTCGACAACCTCACGGTGATGGAGAACCTGCGGCTCGCGTGCTTCGCCCGCAAGGACGACGGCGTCAGGCGCGACGTCGACCGGGTCCTGAGCATCTTCCCGCGGCTGGCGGAGCGGGAACGCCAGAAAGCCGGCACCCTGAGCGGCGGCGAGCAGCAGATGCTCGCGGTGGGCCGGGCCTTCGTGAGCGGGCGCAAGCTCATGCTCCTGGACGAGCCCTCCATGGGACTGGCGCCGCTGATGATGAAGGGCGTGTTCGACGCGCTCAAGGAAATCAACCAGGAAGGCACCACAATCCTGCTGGTGGAGCAGAACGCGCAGCTCGCGCTCCAGTTCGCCGGCCGGGGCTACGTGCTGGAGAACGGCCACATGGTGCTGGAGGGAAAGTCGGCGGACCTGCTCGCCGACGACGGCGTCAAGCAGGCGTACCTGGGGGGCTGA
- a CDS encoding ABC transporter ATP-binding protein, with translation MPFLEVDHVTHQFGGLRAVHDYNLAIEPGQIRGLIGPNGAGKTTIFNLITGIYNPTQGDVRLDGTRINGLAPHRIASMGIGRTFQNLLLWRHMNVLDHVKMARFSRIGYGLLGAVLGTPRRHREEREIEDGARALLEMLDIGHLAGQAVTNLPYGAQRRVEMARALATEPKLLLLDEPTAGMNPDELVQIMEIIRRVHRELNLAIFLIEHRMRFVMELCERIQTLVFGEVIAEGTPEEIQNNPKVIEAYLGSGNE, from the coding sequence ATGCCCTTCCTTGAGGTTGACCACGTCACCCACCAGTTCGGCGGTCTGCGCGCGGTGCACGACTACAACCTGGCCATCGAACCGGGCCAGATCCGCGGGCTCATCGGACCCAACGGGGCGGGCAAGACCACGATCTTCAACCTCATCACCGGCATCTACAACCCGACCCAGGGCGACGTCCGCCTGGACGGCACCCGGATCAACGGCCTGGCGCCTCACCGCATCGCGTCCATGGGCATCGGCCGGACCTTTCAGAACCTGCTCCTGTGGCGCCACATGAACGTGCTCGATCACGTCAAGATGGCGCGTTTCTCACGCATCGGCTACGGCCTGCTCGGGGCGGTCCTGGGCACGCCGCGGCGGCACCGCGAAGAGCGCGAAATCGAGGACGGGGCGCGCGCGCTCCTCGAGATGCTGGACATCGGCCACCTCGCCGGGCAGGCCGTCACCAACCTGCCCTACGGCGCCCAGCGGCGCGTGGAAATGGCCCGGGCGCTGGCGACGGAGCCCAAGCTGCTGCTGCTCGACGAGCCCACCGCCGGCATGAACCCGGACGAACTGGTGCAGATCATGGAGATCATCCGCCGGGTGCACCGCGAGCTGAACCTGGCGATCTTCCTCATCGAGCACCGCATGCGCTTCGTCATGGAGTTGTGCGAGAGGATCCAGACGCTGGTCTTCGGGGAAGTTATCGCCGAGGGGACGCCGGAGGAGATCCAGAACAACCCCAAGGTTATCGAGGCCTACCTGGGTTCCGGCAACGAGTGA